Proteins from one Longimicrobium terrae genomic window:
- the arfB gene encoding alternative ribosome rescue aminoacyl-tRNA hydrolase ArfB — MAEDTVLQINDALWIPRAELGYKATRAGGPGGQHVNTSSSRVELTWNVQNSPSITDEQRALIQAKLANRISGEGVLLIAASDERSQHQNKELVTERFAELIRRALIVPKARRKTRMPRAAKEARLKDKKQRSATKRSRGAIRSDE, encoded by the coding sequence ATGGCTGAAGATACGGTTCTGCAGATCAACGACGCGCTGTGGATTCCCCGCGCGGAGCTTGGATACAAGGCCACGCGGGCGGGCGGTCCGGGCGGGCAGCACGTGAACACGTCGTCCAGCCGGGTGGAGCTTACGTGGAACGTGCAGAACTCCCCCAGCATCACCGATGAGCAGCGCGCGCTGATCCAGGCCAAGCTGGCCAACCGCATCAGCGGCGAGGGCGTGCTGCTGATTGCCGCCAGCGACGAGCGCAGCCAGCACCAGAACAAGGAACTGGTGACGGAGCGCTTCGCCGAGCTCATCCGCCGCGCGCTGATCGTGCCCAAGGCGCGCCGCAAGACGCGCATGCCGCGCGCCGCCAAGGAAGCGCGCCTCAAGGACAAGAAGCAGCGTTCGGCCACCAAGCGAAGCCGCGGCGCCATCCGCTCGGACGAGTAG
- the trxA gene encoding thioredoxin, with amino-acid sequence MTESKAMVACNHCGRLNRVDLGRAADGPRCGSCKQAIALDHPMYLSDATFDRVVADSPVPIVVDFYADWCGPCKVMAPVLDMAARERMGTVLVAKVDTDRNPGVSTRFGIRSIPTLIVFRGGAEKARELGAIPRGRLNALIDSALT; translated from the coding sequence ATGACGGAATCCAAGGCCATGGTCGCCTGCAACCACTGCGGCCGTCTGAACCGGGTGGACCTGGGGCGCGCCGCGGACGGACCGCGCTGCGGCTCGTGCAAGCAGGCCATCGCGCTGGACCACCCGATGTACCTGAGCGACGCCACCTTCGACCGCGTGGTGGCGGATTCGCCCGTGCCCATCGTGGTGGACTTCTACGCCGACTGGTGCGGGCCCTGCAAGGTCATGGCGCCGGTGCTGGACATGGCCGCGCGCGAGCGGATGGGGACGGTGCTGGTGGCCAAGGTGGATACGGACCGCAATCCGGGCGTGTCCACGCGGTTCGGCATCCGCTCCATCCCCACGCTGATCGTGTTTCGCGGAGGCGCCGAAAAGGCCCGCGAGCTGGGCGCCATTCCGCGCGGCCGGCTGAACGCCCTGATCGATTCGGCGCTCACCTGA
- a CDS encoding GlsB/YeaQ/YmgE family stress response membrane protein, translated as MGILWMIIIGLIAGAIAKFIMPGRDPGGIIVTILLGIAGSLVGGFLFGGADNQVGLIGSVVGALILLAIYRLIVGRRRPHV; from the coding sequence ATGGGCATTTTGTGGATGATCATCATCGGCCTGATCGCGGGCGCGATCGCCAAGTTCATCATGCCGGGCCGTGATCCGGGCGGCATCATCGTGACGATTCTGCTGGGCATCGCCGGTTCGCTGGTGGGCGGATTTCTGTTCGGCGGCGCTGACAACCAGGTCGGCCTCATCGGCTCCGTCGTCGGCGCGCTGATCCTGCTGGCCATCTACCGTCTCATCGTGGGCCGCCGCCGCCCCCACGTCTGA
- a CDS encoding DUF72 domain-containing protein: protein MSGTIRIGTQGWNYPGWVGPFYPDGTRPASFLSTYARAFSTVEVDSTFYAIPPAKSVRGWAERTPDGFIFALKMPQEVTHERQLRDADDVADEFLERARELGPKLGPILLQMGPDFAPEGFSRLERFVERLPRDMRFAVEVRQQRWMHDSILPRLLDLLRANGTALALSDGKWIPRETMTMLAGAPTADFHYIRWMGPNRDIVDYSHLQFDREEEIVGWSEVLGRTALQGTTVFGYFNNHFAGHSPANARRMQELLGAAPVDPSTLGEQISLF from the coding sequence ATGTCTGGTACCATCCGAATCGGCACGCAGGGGTGGAACTATCCCGGCTGGGTGGGCCCGTTCTACCCGGACGGGACCAGGCCCGCCAGCTTTCTTTCCACCTACGCGCGCGCGTTCTCGACGGTGGAGGTGGATTCCACCTTCTACGCCATCCCGCCCGCCAAGTCGGTGCGCGGATGGGCGGAGCGCACGCCGGACGGCTTCATCTTCGCGCTCAAGATGCCGCAGGAGGTGACGCACGAGCGGCAGCTTCGCGACGCCGACGACGTGGCCGACGAGTTCCTGGAGCGCGCGCGCGAACTGGGGCCCAAGCTGGGGCCCATCCTGCTGCAGATGGGGCCGGACTTTGCGCCGGAGGGATTCTCGCGGCTGGAACGGTTCGTGGAGCGCCTGCCGCGCGACATGCGCTTTGCCGTGGAGGTTCGCCAGCAGCGGTGGATGCACGACAGCATTCTTCCGCGGCTGCTGGATCTGCTGCGGGCGAACGGGACGGCGCTGGCGCTCAGTGACGGCAAGTGGATTCCGCGCGAAACGATGACGATGCTGGCGGGGGCGCCCACGGCGGACTTTCACTACATCCGGTGGATGGGCCCCAACCGCGACATCGTGGACTACTCGCACCTGCAGTTCGACCGCGAGGAGGAAATTGTGGGGTGGAGCGAGGTGCTGGGGCGCACGGCGCTGCAGGGTACGACGGTGTTCGGCTACTTCAACAACCACTTCGCCGGCCACAGCCCCGCCAACGCGCGCCGCATGCAGGAGCTGCTCGGCGCCGCCCCGGTAGACCCGTCCACCCTCGGCGAACAGATCTCGCTGTTCTGA
- a CDS encoding ferritin-like domain-containing protein, with the protein MPATQMKELLKHELGDLLYAEQLILKMLGTLTREVNNPEMKARVEEHAAETEEQIERLKRAFEAIGEKAKAEKCDAAVGLKAEHDSFKKEEKPSKPVLEAFDLGSSLRVEHYEIAGYRTAIAIAQVMGENEVVSLLNETLREEEAMASFIERNAVKALKLLAEQMEPRDVEFTPDEGGSQSKAKGGTAAKSASKSGTAAKSRTTAEKSSGAGKSGGTAAKKAPASRAKAKS; encoded by the coding sequence ATGCCCGCTACGCAAATGAAGGAGCTGCTGAAGCATGAACTGGGTGACCTGCTCTACGCCGAGCAGCTCATCCTTAAGATGCTCGGCACGCTGACCCGGGAAGTGAACAACCCGGAAATGAAGGCGCGGGTGGAGGAACACGCGGCCGAAACCGAAGAGCAGATCGAGCGGCTCAAGCGTGCCTTCGAGGCGATCGGGGAAAAGGCCAAGGCCGAAAAGTGCGACGCCGCGGTGGGTCTAAAGGCCGAGCACGACAGCTTCAAGAAGGAAGAAAAGCCTTCCAAGCCGGTGCTGGAAGCCTTTGACCTGGGCAGCTCGCTGCGCGTGGAGCACTACGAAATCGCGGGCTACCGCACCGCCATCGCCATTGCCCAGGTCATGGGCGAGAACGAAGTGGTGTCGCTGCTGAACGAGACGCTGCGCGAGGAAGAGGCGATGGCCTCCTTCATCGAGCGCAACGCGGTCAAGGCGCTCAAGCTGCTCGCCGAGCAGATGGAGCCCCGCGACGTGGAGTTCACGCCCGACGAGGGCGGCTCGCAGAGCAAGGCCAAGGGCGGCACGGCGGCCAAGTCCGCCAGCAAGTCGGGCACCGCGGCCAAGTCGCGCACCACGGCCGAAAAGTCGTCGGGCGCGGGCAAGTCTGGCGGCACGGCGGCCAAGAAGGCGCCGGCTTCGCGGGCCAAGGCCAAGTCCTGA
- a CDS encoding phosphatase PAP2 family protein produces MPQIQTPAPHGIRPGRWLLVEGPRLAFLHGRDAWKQMPRHTARGWLLWMAAGLALCCALVLLLVMQVRRMAEAGRLSWEPGWLRWFEGAGPSFAHAVWMDSLGNSVILIPLVLATAMAAAWMGAPLRALAVLACFFGVDVIIGTGWLAWNRARPDFIAGGIAAPALHSFPSGHMGQVVAAFGMWAWLWMRATPSRSERVLAVLMVPVMAVIVAAARLRLGAHWPTDIVAGSLAGAVWLAVCIVALRRAEARGGR; encoded by the coding sequence GTGCCTCAGATTCAGACCCCGGCGCCGCACGGAATCCGCCCCGGCCGCTGGCTGCTCGTGGAAGGACCGCGCCTGGCCTTTCTGCACGGGCGCGATGCGTGGAAGCAGATGCCCCGGCATACGGCGCGCGGCTGGCTGCTGTGGATGGCGGCCGGGCTGGCGCTGTGCTGCGCGCTGGTTCTGCTGCTGGTGATGCAGGTGCGCCGCATGGCGGAGGCGGGCCGCCTGTCGTGGGAGCCCGGCTGGCTGCGCTGGTTCGAGGGCGCGGGCCCGTCGTTCGCGCACGCGGTGTGGATGGATTCGCTGGGCAACTCGGTGATCCTCATCCCCCTGGTGCTGGCGACGGCGATGGCTGCGGCCTGGATGGGCGCGCCGCTGCGGGCGCTGGCGGTGCTGGCCTGCTTCTTTGGCGTGGACGTCATCATCGGCACGGGGTGGCTGGCGTGGAACCGCGCGCGCCCGGACTTCATCGCGGGCGGCATCGCGGCGCCGGCGCTGCACTCGTTTCCCAGCGGGCACATGGGGCAGGTGGTAGCCGCGTTCGGGATGTGGGCGTGGCTGTGGATGCGCGCCACGCCCTCGCGCTCCGAACGCGTGCTCGCCGTGCTGATGGTGCCGGTGATGGCCGTCATCGTGGCGGCGGCGCGGCTGCGGCTGGGCGCGCACTGGCCCACGGACATTGTGGCCGGGTCGCTGGCGGGTGCGGTGTGGCTGGCGGTGTGCATCGTGGCGCTGCGCCGGGCGGAGGCGCGCGGCGGACGGTAA
- a CDS encoding OsmC family protein: MPQGVPVEYPIEVTWEGGMRYRGGPAGGPTLVVDGERQAAPSPVDTLIIALASCSAIDVVDYLEKRRTPPSSMRVSVQFSRAESPPRRVTQARLTFHVAVDSPREHVERAAQLSFDKYCSVATSLATDTELSFDIDLSPASAG; this comes from the coding sequence ATGCCTCAGGGAGTGCCGGTGGAGTACCCGATCGAGGTCACGTGGGAGGGCGGAATGCGCTACCGCGGCGGTCCCGCCGGCGGCCCCACGCTCGTGGTGGACGGCGAGCGGCAGGCGGCGCCCAGCCCCGTCGACACGCTGATCATCGCGCTGGCGTCGTGCTCCGCCATTGACGTGGTGGACTACCTGGAAAAGCGCCGCACCCCACCGTCCTCCATGCGCGTCTCCGTCCAGTTTTCCCGCGCGGAATCGCCGCCGCGCCGTGTGACCCAGGCGCGGCTCACCTTTCACGTCGCGGTGGATTCGCCGCGCGAGCACGTGGAGCGCGCCGCCCAGCTCTCGTTCGACAAGTACTGCTCCGTCGCCACGTCGCTGGCCACGGACACGGAACTGTCGTTCGACATCGACCTGAGCCCCGCCTCCGCCGGCTGA
- a CDS encoding MogA/MoaB family molybdenum cofactor biosynthesis protein: protein MTTESSARHHRLAEDRGPVQVSVVTVSDSRTMETDTNGQWLREAIEAGGHHLADYRLIPDEAGEVEDALRAMGFGPGRVIIFNGGTGIAPRDTTFDVLSRALEKPIPGFGELFRMLSWEQVGAAAMLSRATAGVYRDRVVFSLPGSPAAVRLAWEKLIEPELQHLAWLVHR, encoded by the coding sequence ATGACGACGGAAAGCAGCGCGCGCCACCACCGGCTGGCGGAGGACCGGGGCCCGGTTCAGGTATCCGTGGTGACGGTAAGTGATTCGCGGACGATGGAAACGGACACCAACGGCCAGTGGCTGCGCGAGGCGATCGAGGCGGGCGGGCACCATCTGGCGGACTACCGGCTGATCCCGGACGAGGCGGGAGAGGTGGAGGATGCGCTGCGCGCGATGGGGTTCGGGCCGGGGCGCGTGATCATCTTCAACGGCGGCACCGGCATCGCGCCGCGCGACACGACGTTCGACGTGCTTTCGCGCGCGCTGGAAAAGCCGATTCCCGGGTTCGGCGAGCTGTTCCGGATGCTGAGCTGGGAGCAGGTGGGCGCGGCGGCCATGCTGTCACGCGCGACGGCCGGGGTGTACCGCGACCGCGTGGTGTTTTCGCTTCCCGGCAGCCCCGCCGCTGTCAGGCTCGCGTGGGAAAAGCTGATCGAGCCGGAACTGCAGCACCTTGCGTGGCTGGTGCATCGGTAG
- the mpl gene encoding UDP-N-acetylmuramate:L-alanyl-gamma-D-glutamyl-meso-diaminopimelate ligase, translating into MSHPASAPGSGATQSQPRHYHLIGIGGTAMASLAGLLRAAGHRVTGSDESVYPPMSTQLQELGIEYAEGYSPANLDVNPDIVVVGNAISRGNPELEAVLDRRMLYTAAAVVIKDELLRGRHVLAVAGTHGKTTTTSLLAWILESAGLNPSFLIGGIAENFGSSFRLTDSEYFVIEADEYDTAYFDKGPKMWHYLPVTAIVNNIEFDHADIYRDEIAYRFAFERFINLIPRNGTLVAGWDSPIMRELASKSHAPIESFGYDGEVQGEHPRWTARDVSFGEHGTTFTAVHDGQVWAEVKTTLSGAFNVRNALAVIACAEAIGADKAGVLRGFETFASVKRRMEVRGEARGVVVIDDFAHHPTAVRETIQAVRQRYPGRPIVAVFEPRSYTAQRREFQQAYAEAFASADRVVLAGLFHPERYTEQTAMNPHELVETWRGQGKTADFIPSPDDIVARLTPELQGGEVVLVMSNGGFGGIHGKLLEALGE; encoded by the coding sequence ATGTCCCACCCCGCATCCGCGCCCGGTTCCGGCGCCACCCAATCGCAGCCGCGCCACTACCACCTGATCGGCATCGGGGGTACGGCCATGGCCTCGCTGGCCGGCCTGCTGCGCGCGGCAGGGCACCGGGTCACCGGCTCGGACGAGAGCGTGTACCCGCCCATGTCCACGCAGCTTCAGGAGCTGGGCATCGAGTACGCCGAGGGCTACTCGCCGGCCAACCTGGACGTGAACCCCGACATCGTCGTCGTGGGCAACGCCATCTCCCGCGGCAACCCGGAGCTGGAGGCGGTGCTGGACCGGCGGATGCTGTACACCGCCGCCGCCGTGGTCATCAAGGACGAGCTGCTGCGCGGCCGCCACGTGCTGGCCGTCGCCGGCACGCACGGCAAGACGACCACGACCTCGCTGCTGGCCTGGATCCTGGAAAGCGCCGGGCTGAACCCGTCGTTCCTGATCGGCGGGATCGCGGAAAACTTCGGCAGCTCGTTCCGGCTGACGGATTCGGAGTACTTCGTGATCGAGGCCGACGAGTACGACACGGCGTACTTCGACAAGGGCCCCAAGATGTGGCACTACCTGCCCGTCACGGCCATCGTCAACAACATCGAGTTCGACCACGCCGACATCTACCGCGACGAGATCGCGTACCGGTTCGCGTTCGAGCGGTTCATCAACCTGATCCCGCGCAACGGTACGCTGGTGGCGGGATGGGATTCGCCCATCATGCGCGAGCTGGCGTCCAAGTCGCACGCGCCCATCGAATCGTTCGGCTACGACGGCGAGGTGCAGGGCGAGCATCCGCGGTGGACGGCGCGCGACGTGAGCTTCGGCGAGCACGGGACGACGTTCACCGCCGTGCACGACGGCCAGGTGTGGGCGGAGGTCAAGACCACGCTGAGCGGCGCCTTCAACGTTCGCAACGCGCTGGCCGTCATCGCCTGCGCGGAGGCCATCGGCGCGGACAAGGCGGGTGTGCTGCGCGGCTTTGAGACGTTCGCCAGCGTGAAGCGGCGGATGGAGGTGCGGGGCGAGGCGCGCGGCGTGGTGGTGATCGACGACTTCGCGCACCACCCCACCGCGGTGCGCGAGACGATTCAGGCCGTGCGCCAGCGCTATCCCGGCCGGCCGATCGTGGCCGTCTTTGAGCCGCGCAGCTACACGGCCCAGCGCCGCGAATTCCAGCAGGCGTACGCGGAGGCGTTTGCCTCGGCGGACCGCGTGGTGCTGGCGGGCCTGTTCCATCCCGAGCGCTACACCGAGCAGACGGCCATGAACCCGCACGAGCTGGTGGAAACGTGGCGGGGCCAGGGCAAGACGGCCGACTTCATCCCCTCGCCCGACGACATTGTGGCGCGCCTCACGCCGGAGCTGCAGGGCGGCGAGGTGGTGCTGGTGATGAGCAACGGCGGGTTCGGCGGGATTCACGGGAAGCTGCTGGAGGCGCTGGGGGAGTAG
- a CDS encoding sulfurtransferase: MRKPLLLASAAALVLGTAACPIARQDSYPLPQWNSSLLISPERLSGRLDDPRTVVVHVGRDRASYDAGHIPGARFLALSSISAGDGALPDAAALETVLEGVGISDNSRVVLYGDMQGMLAARAFFILDYAGHQEHALLDGGLERWRADNRPVSTEAATGSTGTLTVRPRPQLVVDAAWVNQHRADSTVVLIDARPPEEFSGATPGEGVTRAGHIPGAYNIPSRTAFVSETDLRLRSPEVLASRFTLADAAQRDTVVVYGRTAEQASMLYFVARYLERTVRLYDASFTDWSRRGEDFPVER, from the coding sequence ATGCGCAAGCCGCTTCTGCTGGCCTCCGCCGCCGCCCTGGTCCTGGGCACGGCGGCGTGCCCCATCGCCCGTCAGGACTCGTATCCTCTCCCGCAGTGGAATTCGTCGCTGCTCATCAGCCCCGAGCGGCTCTCCGGCCGCCTGGACGATCCGCGCACCGTGGTGGTGCACGTGGGCCGCGACCGCGCCTCGTACGACGCCGGGCACATTCCCGGCGCGCGGTTCCTGGCGCTTTCGTCCATCTCCGCGGGGGACGGCGCTCTTCCCGACGCGGCCGCGCTGGAGACGGTGCTGGAAGGCGTGGGCATCTCCGACAACTCTCGCGTGGTCCTCTACGGCGACATGCAGGGAATGCTGGCGGCGCGTGCCTTCTTCATCCTCGACTACGCCGGCCACCAGGAGCACGCGCTGCTGGACGGCGGGCTGGAGCGCTGGCGGGCGGACAACCGGCCGGTGAGCACGGAAGCCGCCACGGGGTCGACGGGCACGCTGACGGTGCGCCCGCGCCCGCAGCTGGTGGTGGACGCGGCCTGGGTCAACCAGCACCGCGCCGACAGCACTGTGGTGCTCATCGACGCGCGGCCGCCCGAGGAGTTCAGCGGCGCCACGCCGGGCGAGGGCGTCACCCGCGCGGGGCACATTCCCGGCGCGTACAACATCCCGTCACGCACGGCGTTCGTGTCGGAAACGGATCTGCGCCTGCGCTCGCCCGAGGTGCTGGCCTCCCGCTTCACCCTGGCCGACGCCGCGCAGCGCGACACCGTGGTGGTGTACGGCCGCACCGCCGAGCAGGCCAGCATGCTGTACTTCGTGGCCCGCTACCTGGAGCGCACCGTGCGCCTGTACGACGCCTCGTTCACCGACTGGAGCCGCCGGGGCGAAGACTTTCCGGTGGAGCGCTGA
- a CDS encoding DUF1499 domain-containing protein, translating into MADLDVERVPARNTLAYVALGLALLAALMLFLTGPGARFGLWDFRFSFRLMGWAAYVGIAAVLAAIAALIAGRRRGLVLSVVALVIGAIVFLLPWNWRRGAGEFPPIHDITTDFRNPPAFVAIAPLRKDAPNPVEYLGDSISRIQYKAYPDIQPLMLAMPVDSAFVNALVTAREMGWELVDQSRREGRIEATATTAWFGFKDDVVIRVTSGSGISRVDVRSKSRVGRGDVGENAKRVREYLSRLRATDPQPVNAK; encoded by the coding sequence ATGGCTGATCTGGACGTGGAACGCGTACCCGCACGCAACACCCTCGCGTACGTCGCGCTGGGCCTGGCGCTGCTGGCCGCGCTGATGCTGTTCCTTACCGGCCCCGGCGCGCGGTTCGGGCTGTGGGACTTCCGCTTCAGCTTCCGGCTGATGGGCTGGGCGGCGTACGTGGGGATCGCGGCGGTGCTGGCCGCCATCGCGGCGCTGATCGCGGGGCGCCGGCGCGGATTGGTGCTTTCCGTGGTCGCGCTGGTGATCGGCGCCATCGTGTTTCTGCTGCCGTGGAACTGGCGGCGCGGCGCGGGCGAGTTTCCGCCCATTCACGACATCACCACCGATTTCCGCAATCCGCCGGCGTTCGTGGCCATCGCGCCGCTGCGCAAGGACGCGCCGAATCCGGTGGAGTACCTGGGTGATTCCATCTCGCGCATCCAGTACAAGGCGTATCCCGACATCCAGCCGCTGATGCTGGCCATGCCGGTGGACAGCGCGTTCGTGAACGCCCTGGTCACGGCGCGGGAGATGGGATGGGAGCTGGTGGATCAGTCGCGGCGGGAAGGGCGCATCGAGGCGACGGCCACCACGGCGTGGTTCGGGTTCAAGGACGACGTGGTGATCCGGGTGACGAGCGGGTCGGGGATTTCGCGCGTGGACGTGCGCAGCAAGTCGCGCGTGGGCCGCGGCGACGTGGGCGAGAACGCCAAGCGCGTCCGCGAGTACCTGAGCCGCCTGCGCGCCACGGACCCGCAGCCCGTCAACGCGAAGTAG
- a CDS encoding VTT domain-containing protein yields the protein MTPAPAKARVDRRAARRWKKTALATVIVGGLVAFFALGGHHYLSFQTLKAHRVELHEYTERHYAAMFLAVLLAYTVATALSFPGGVLLSLAVGFLFGRWVGTGLVVVAATVGATLAFLSARYLFADAMRQRMGPRLARLSRGFEENAFNYILFTRLVPLFPFWLMNLVPAFTPVRVRVFIVATAIGILPGSFVFTNLGESLASIESAGDLLSAQTLLALGLLGTLSLLPIAIKKFRNSRRKKMHG from the coding sequence GTGACGCCCGCACCCGCCAAGGCGCGAGTGGACCGCCGCGCCGCCCGCCGCTGGAAGAAGACGGCGCTCGCCACGGTGATCGTGGGCGGGCTGGTTGCCTTTTTTGCCCTTGGCGGCCACCATTACCTTAGCTTTCAGACGCTCAAGGCGCACCGGGTAGAGCTGCACGAGTACACCGAGCGCCACTACGCGGCCATGTTCCTGGCCGTGCTGCTGGCCTACACCGTGGCCACGGCGCTCAGCTTTCCCGGCGGCGTGCTGCTGTCGCTGGCGGTGGGCTTTCTGTTCGGGCGCTGGGTGGGCACCGGCCTGGTCGTGGTGGCGGCCACGGTGGGCGCCACGCTGGCGTTTCTTTCCGCGCGCTACCTGTTCGCCGACGCCATGCGGCAGCGGATGGGGCCGCGGCTCGCCCGGCTTTCGCGCGGGTTCGAGGAAAACGCCTTCAACTACATCCTGTTCACCCGGCTGGTCCCGCTGTTTCCGTTCTGGCTGATGAACCTGGTGCCCGCGTTCACCCCGGTGCGCGTGCGGGTGTTCATCGTGGCCACGGCCATCGGAATTCTGCCGGGCAGCTTCGTGTTCACCAATCTGGGCGAGTCGCTGGCCAGCATCGAATCCGCCGGCGACCTGCTGAGCGCGCAGACGCTGCTGGCGCTGGGGCTGCTGGGCACGCTGAGCCTGCTGCCCATCGCCATCAAGAAGTTCAGAAACTCACGACGGAAGAAGATGCATGGCTGA
- a CDS encoding 3-oxoacyl-ACP synthase III family protein: MHVRVAGTGRYLPGRVLDNRELAALAGVSEEWIVRRTGIHQRRCAAEGEGVSAMAVPAARAALKAAGLPAEALDVIILATTTPDHLTPPSACELQAELGAFGAASFDVEAGFAGWLYALVLGESLLRAGTGKAALIVGVEKLSTITDRADPSTGPLFGDGAGAVVLTRGEGPLGILSTSWWADGRLADALQRPAGGALRPFDAAVLFEGAHLLRMEGSRLFKAAVRTMAQQAYAALERAGLSIADIGLVIPHQANLRIIEGLIREMELDPARVLVNIHRYGNTGSATIPIALDEAVRSGRAVGPLLLVSFGAGATAGAAVLG, encoded by the coding sequence ATGCACGTACGCGTGGCCGGAACCGGGCGCTACCTGCCCGGCCGGGTGCTCGACAACAGGGAGCTGGCCGCGCTGGCCGGCGTTTCGGAAGAGTGGATCGTACGCCGCACCGGCATTCACCAGCGCCGGTGCGCCGCGGAGGGCGAAGGGGTTTCCGCGATGGCGGTTCCCGCGGCGCGCGCCGCGCTGAAGGCCGCCGGGCTGCCCGCGGAGGCGCTGGACGTCATCATCCTCGCCACCACTACGCCAGACCACCTTACGCCCCCCTCCGCCTGCGAGCTGCAGGCGGAACTGGGGGCGTTCGGCGCCGCGTCGTTCGACGTGGAGGCGGGGTTCGCGGGATGGCTGTACGCGCTGGTGCTGGGCGAGTCGCTGCTGCGCGCGGGGACCGGGAAGGCGGCGCTGATCGTGGGCGTGGAGAAGCTGTCGACCATCACGGACCGCGCGGACCCGTCCACCGGGCCGCTGTTCGGGGACGGCGCCGGGGCCGTCGTCCTCACGCGCGGCGAGGGGCCGCTGGGCATCCTCAGCACCTCGTGGTGGGCGGATGGACGGCTGGCGGACGCGCTGCAGCGGCCCGCGGGCGGCGCGCTGCGTCCGTTCGACGCGGCGGTGCTTTTCGAGGGCGCGCACCTGCTGCGGATGGAGGGATCGCGGCTGTTCAAGGCCGCGGTGCGCACGATGGCGCAGCAGGCGTACGCGGCGCTGGAGCGGGCGGGGCTGTCCATCGCCGACATCGGGCTGGTGATTCCGCACCAGGCCAACCTGCGCATCATCGAGGGGCTGATCCGCGAGATGGAGCTGGATCCGGCACGCGTGCTGGTGAACATCCACCGCTACGGCAACACCGGCTCGGCCACCATCCCCATCGCGCTGGACGAGGCCGTGCGCTCCGGCCGCGCCGTCGGCCCGCTGCTGCTTGTCAGCTTCGGCGCGGGCGCGACGGCCGGCGCCGCCGTCCTGGGATGA
- a CDS encoding SRPBCC family protein, translating into MDDDRRSRRADRPGFARHSRFWPAEVFVTRDDGSRDWNGAPSSNDGLIPDERARQALRRAAELQAEAAARLQETARGQLMAQAAQPTETDGFRRMDVEAAAVEAGISPEYIRQALVEQDALGEHAEELTPWVEKMGRRMLKTTARSLEVSRVIDADPARVLEAMQRIFPAHPYLLALEDNIGGPPLAGGVLVFQIPRLMATTTNYTPFSYTAATIDVLQLHATLRTIPGPGGSRCELSVRTDLRTGTRRNVWTGVALSGTGGALGAGATAAIAVAASAALPVIAVAAVAGLGILGIASSHGYGAMYRYYLRKMEKELEQLLKVVDASARTGGGFRAPTPPSSSIAGWDGMNSVLNSI; encoded by the coding sequence ATGGACGATGACCGCCGAAGCCGCCGGGCAGACCGCCCCGGGTTCGCGCGGCATTCGCGTTTCTGGCCAGCGGAGGTGTTCGTGACGCGGGATGATGGATCGCGGGACTGGAACGGAGCGCCGTCCTCCAACGACGGCCTGATTCCGGATGAGCGGGCGCGCCAGGCGCTGCGCCGCGCGGCGGAGTTGCAGGCCGAGGCCGCCGCGCGCTTGCAGGAAACCGCGCGCGGCCAGCTGATGGCTCAGGCCGCACAGCCCACCGAGACAGACGGGTTCCGCCGCATGGACGTGGAAGCGGCCGCGGTGGAGGCGGGGATCTCGCCGGAGTACATCCGCCAGGCGCTGGTGGAGCAGGACGCGCTGGGCGAGCACGCCGAGGAGCTGACGCCCTGGGTGGAAAAGATGGGACGGCGGATGCTGAAGACGACGGCCCGCTCGCTGGAGGTGTCGCGCGTGATCGACGCCGACCCCGCGCGCGTGCTGGAGGCCATGCAGCGCATCTTTCCCGCGCACCCGTACCTTCTGGCGCTGGAAGACAACATCGGCGGGCCGCCGCTGGCGGGAGGCGTGCTGGTGTTTCAGATCCCGCGGCTGATGGCGACGACCACCAACTACACGCCGTTCAGCTACACCGCCGCAACCATCGATGTCCTGCAACTGCACGCCACGCTGCGGACGATTCCCGGCCCGGGCGGAAGCCGGTGCGAGCTGTCGGTGCGCACCGACCTGCGCACGGGTACGCGGCGGAACGTATGGACGGGCGTGGCGCTCTCGGGAACGGGCGGGGCGTTGGGCGCGGGTGCCACCGCCGCCATCGCGGTCGCGGCCAGCGCGGCGCTTCCGGTGATTGCGGTCGCGGCGGTCGCCGGGCTGGGGATTCTGGGGATTGCCAGCAGCCACGGGTACGGCGCCATGTATCGCTACTATCTGCGCAAGATGGAAAAGGAACTGGAGCAGCTGCTGAAGGTGGTGGATGCCAGCGCGCGCACCGGCGGCGGCTTTCGTGCGCCCACTCCCCCGTCGTCGTCCATCGCCGGCTGGGACGGCATGAACTCGGTTCTGAACTCCATCTGA